The Canis lupus familiaris isolate Mischka breed German Shepherd chromosome 34, alternate assembly UU_Cfam_GSD_1.0, whole genome shotgun sequence region AGGAGGTTTGGGAAGGTCTGGTGCCCAGAGCTTCGAGGCTGGGGCTCAAGAAAGCATGCAAGAAGGCCTGAGGAAGAACTCTCCAGGAGGCTTTTGCAGACCCCGAAGGGTGGGGCTGCCCTGCTTGAGGGGCAGCGGGTAGGGTGCGGGATTGATCCCCACCATGTTCCTCTGAGGTGGCTTTGGAGGAAGTGACTAAAGCTTGGGGAGAAAGTGGCTCATCCAGGGATGCCCAGAAAGaaagtaagtggcagagcagggactAAGGCGAGATCTCCTTGGGGTACTTTGCACTACCGCAAGCAGCCTCTGGGGGCCGAGGTTCTTCCCCTCAGATCCACCCATCCTGGGCAACCCAGTGGCCAGGGCAGCTCTGGGAATTTGGGAGGGCGGGCACGTTTCCCTCCCTTGGTGCTGATAACAAGGGGTTGTAGATGAGATGCTGGCTGTATCCTGGAGGTCTCTTCAGCCAAGGGGCTGGGGTTGTGGTGGTTTGCGTCCCTGGGATGGCTCTGCTGCAGCCAACTCTGTGGCCCTGCCTGTGCTAGACACCATGTGTCCCCATGTCTGTCCTGGCCCGCAGGTGTGGTGCTCAGTCCGCACACCCGAGAGCTCTCACGAGGGGCTGGTGACTGACCCCCACAGCCCCGCCCGCTTCCGCGTGCTGGGCACTCTCTCCAACTCCCGGGACTTCCTGCGACACTTCGGCTGCCCTGTCGGCTCCCCCATGAACCCAGGGCAGCTGTGTGAGGTGTGGTAGACCTGGGGTTGGGGAGAAATAGCTTGCTGTTGCCAAGGCCTGGGGCAGCTCGCCCAGCAGGGCTGTTCGGTCCAGGTTTAGAGAGGGCACATGCCAGCTGGGCTGGGTCTGGCCCCTCCACACCATAGGTGATACAAGTCCCGATCCTTCCTCAAACACCACATTGTGCCTCTGCTTTGGGGGTACCCCTACCTCCAGCAGAGCCCCCACCATTCACTGTGACATCCTTCCATGTCACCCTGTCTGGAagaggctgggaggggagaggggcaccAGCTCCCACAGAAAGGAGTGTGCCTCTTAGATCATGTGACTTGGTGGCCTCGGGGCCTGCTGTACCTGCTGCATTTGGACCACACAGGGCCTGGGTGGTGTGCCTCCCATACTTCTCCCTGAGGCCCACTCAGTGCGCACTTGGGAGTGGACTCAGCTCCTTTCAGCTCCACTCTCAGGGGCTACCCCCAACCCATGCTCCTTATGCTGCTTCTCCCAATACTGCTGCCAACCCCCACTGATAGACCAGCTGTGCTCAGCTGTTAGTAGAAGCCTGAGAGCCTTTACGAGGCCACCTGCTGCCTCCCAGTTTCCCTGGGCTCAGAGGGGAAGTATGTATGGTGTGTATGTATAGGGGATGCTGGTTCTTGTGTCTTGGGGCACAAGTCATAGGGGCTGGACTGGGCCTCCCTGACCCAAGCAGAAAAGCGAatagagcagggagagagaaggacagagttTATTTTTAcagggaagagggtggggatggaggggtgtTGGCCCTATAGGACCCTGTGCCAATAAATAGACACACATCAGCCAGActgtctcttccttcagtcttGTTTTcgtttattcatttactcattccaccagtatttatttagcacctactataTTCCAGGCCACTCTTCTAGATACTCAGTCACCAGATACCAGATACAGGGAACTAAGATATGAAACTCCAAGaagacagaggagaggcaggatggAGGAATGGAATGACGTCAAGTTTGGCTGGGGGGAATACCTCCTTGGGTGGTCATATCCCCATCACTGGCTGTTCTACACCTGGAAGGATTTGCCTCTGACCTCCACTGGTGCATGCAGCCAGGCCTAACACCAAGTCTGGCTCACAACTGGGCCGAGGTCAGCTTGGAAGATGAGTGGCCCTTATCCTGCAGTGGAGGGAAGCCCTGGCCAAGGTACATGCCATTACCTGGAGCTCTGAGCACTTGCTTCTGCTTATGGCTGAGAAGACATGCATTTCCCCATGGCCTTGAAGGCTCAGAACTCCTGGGAGTCACTTATCCCACCACATGCACTCATCAAGGCCTACCAAGTACCAGGCACAGAGACTAAGGGCCTGGCTGCCACCTTCCAGAGCAAGGGAGGGAAAGGAGCATTTATTCAATACCTCTTGTGTTCCAGGCACCTCTGCTAAgtggctcattttttaaattcattcattaatttataatatatgcattcatggatttatttttttttaagtgtattgaTTACcaacaatgtgccaggcactggtgaTGCAAAAATGAGTAAGATGGCCTCTTCCCTTAGGTGGTTCTTCTATTGGCAGTTTCACCTCCATGAGCTCATCTGAGCCTCATGGCAACCATATTTATAAATGCAGATCTAACTATAAGCACTTCACTGCAGCCAAAGACACCTAGCTTGAAATTGAAGATTGGATAGCCTTATGAGATTGAGCTTGTTATCGCACTTCTAGGAGCCTGTTTCTTTATCTGGAAAATGAGAACCAGAGCAGGACAGTGGAAAGTCATCTAAATTGTCTTTAAAATTCAGTGTTCTCCAAAGTCTAGGTAGGGGTGGGTCTGTTGAGGGCAAGTGAAGCTTTGGCTGTGATTACCACTGGGGCCCTGGGTGATGGCCCATGTGTCCTAGCCTCATAAAGAGCTGGATGTGGGCCCCCCATCATGGAGGTGCTGGCTACTTAGAAGGGAAGACTGTGGCCTCAGGAACCCTAAGACTGAGGGAAAACATGGCTGAATGTCTGAGATTATGACTCTGGGAGGGGCAGCAAAGTATATTGGAAAGAGGAAGGCCATCACATCTGGAAACCTGGTTCTGGctctagctctgccacttgtCAGCTTGTGATGGGTTGGATGAGATGATCTCCGAGGGCTAGCTCAGCATTAGTGTTCTAAGCAGTGAATTCATGGGCTTAGCAAATATTAAGAAATGTTGAGAAATAACATGTGAAGTTTGAGTGTTGCACAGAGAATATTTATAATGTCCGAGATCTTAGTGAGGAGAGAGGCTTGGCAGCCCTTCCCTTTATATCTGATTTTAGAAGACAGTTTAGGATGCTGACCAGTGGGCCACTTTGGCATTGAAACTCCCTATTTCCAAAAAGGTCAAAGGTCAGCTTTCATATTCTGAGAGTCCCAATTTGGTTAAgcctgtgctaagtactttaaaatcatttcactaaaaaaataaaaaaataaaaaataaaaataaaatcatttcactAAATTCCCACAACTTATAAGACGGTTCTATAATTCCCTCTACTGTACAAGTGgagaaactaagagaaaaaaattacataacttcttgggatgcctgggtggctcagtggttgggtgtctgactttggctcagggtgtgatcctggagtcctgggatcaagtcccacttcaggctccttgcatagagtctgcttctccctctgtctatgtctccgcttctctgtgtgtctctcatgaataaataaaatcttttttaaaaaattacataacttCCAATATCAGATAAGACAAATTGCATTAAAGTCAGACTTGGAGCTCAGATGCCCTTAATCACCACCATTTAGTCTTCTAGGTCATGACCGAGTTTAGACTCATACATAGAAATCTGTCTTCTGGTCAGTGTCCTTGCACTTCTACATCAGACCATCACCAGCAGGTGCATTTCCGTGCTACCCAGCTCCCCTGGGCCAGGCATATGTAACAACCAGGTAGCTGCAGGAAACCTAAACACATGTTGAGCTGAAATTAAGCCAGGTAGCACCTGTTTGTTGAACACTCTGCAGGTGCTTGGTTTTAAAGGCAAGGCAAGGTGAACATCAGCTGACAGATGGAATCTTCACCCTTAGTGGCCCTGCCAAACTGATGAATATGCATCTGCGATATGATCTGGTGTGTTaaggcagaaggaggaaaaaagagtgGTGCTCCTAGGTGGACACATGAGAGCAGTTGTTGGTAATGTGCTGGGCCATACCCTATACTGCCCTATTGAGAAGTCTGATCAGTTCCCAAGCACAATAAGGCAACAAATGTCAAACAATATGATTTCACACTTGGAAACACTCTGGAAATTTTAGGTTGGAAAAGAATCTCTCATAAAATAAGCACAGTTTCAGTGGGCCTATCATGACTTACAAATAGAGAATCTCAACAGTTTCTTGATGCCCAGCTCTGAGCTCTAAAGAGCCCTCAGTGGACCATTATTATATGTAAGGATGACCTGAAGATGAATGCAAAatgaactcattcattcaataaatatttatcaacacTTACCATAAGCTAGGCATTAGGTTGGTACTAGGGacaaaagatgaataagaaacaGTTCCTGTCCTATAATAGCTCAGAGtctagggggagagagagatgtaTCAAGCATGGTGGGAGCACAGGGAAGAAATGAATAGCTTGAAGAGAACGGGAAAGCTTCCTAGACAGGTGACATTGAGCTGTAGTACAGAGGATGGGAGAATTTGCTAGGTAAAAAAACAGGGAAGGGCATGTATAGAAGCAATAACAATGTGAAAAGGTCAATCATCTCTTGAAGGGCCAAGGCATGTTcagaaatgatgaaatatttaggaTGATTAGGTCAAAGGGCCATGATGAAAGGTGAGAGTCTGAAGAacggaagtttttttttttaaaggattttatttatgtatttgagagagagtgagagagaacatgagtagggggagggtcagagggccagggacaagcagactccctgctaagcagggagcctgaagcccACCATCAGGATTCCAGAACCGATCAGGATTCCAGAActgagaatcatgacctgagccgggaatcatgacctaagccaaaggcagacgtttaactgactgagccacccaggagcctctgaaAAAGGCAAGGTGTAACAGTACGTGTGAAAAGACAAGTCCTGGAGATCAAAAGTCACAAGGGTCACAGTGCAATCTATTTAAGAAATATCACAGAAAGTAGGAACCCGTGGAAACCGTGCAAGGCGGTGTCCTGCCAGGAGCACTTCTGGTGTCATGTAAAAATGATGCTTTGAGTTGAAAGGTTCTCAAATGAGTGGAACCATCCATAAGATGTGCAGCTCTACAGCTCAAGCCATGAGTCTGGGGACAGCATGATGGCTTATGGATGCAGTTTAAAGGAAGGTGGTAGGAAAGGGACAGGTGAGGGGACGTCCCCAATTAGAGAGCTATTTGGCCACGACAAGGCTCAGAGTTGGCCAAATGGTAGGAAGAAAAGTTTCTGGGCAATGTGACTGAAAGGAGGGTTGAGGCAGGGCATCAATGTTATTACGTGGCCTTGGAAATAGCTGCCAGACATCTTTGTTTAGCTAGAAAGGACTGGGGGCTTGAATACTTGGAAGCAGGGAGATGGGGGCAAGAATGTTTATCTCAGCCCTGCAGATTTGAGGTGGTTAGAGAATGACAACTGGCTCCTTTTCAGTTGCCAGAAACCCAGCTGGACAGTTTATATACATTGCCTTATTTCATTTTCAACACACAACTTACAAGGGAGATACTTTATTACTCTCATTTCATAGAGGCAGAAACCAGGCTGAGAGAGGTTAGGAAGCTTGCCCAAGTATCACAGCTAGTCAGGGGCTTTAGCAACGGCCAGGTTTCTTGCTCCCTAAAACTCACGTTCCTGCCCTCCccctttttgttttgaaacattTCAAACCTACAAAAAGTTGAAACATAGTAACACGAACATTCATATACTTTTCATCTGGAGGCACCAACTATTAACAGCCTGTGCTTTGTGCCACAACATCACCCCTTCTCTAAGGTACTGGTTGGGATACAACTGGTATAGAAGACAAAATCTGAAACCTGATAGAAGGAAAGTCATGGAAGGAGAGATTTAGGAGAAATATCTCTACGGATGACTGAAGAAAGCATGACATTCTTGAAGCCAGAGATGGAATAAGCAGAACAGTCATGGACTACAGGGTTTCTGTCACCAGACCAGGGCTGGGGAAGTCACTGGTGATGGAAATGGGAGATTCACCCCCAGAATCCAAGcactgaatgaaaaaagcaaCAGGTTTTAAAATAGGCTATGCAATTCTATCTCTAAATATATTTAGCCAACATTCATTCAGTGCTAACAATGCTGTCCTAggtttttctaaaaacaaaacaaaacaaaacaaaaaacaaaaaaacacaaatactttCTGCATTCTTTAACGCCCCAGAACCCATAATGAAGACCCCAGGTCAACTGGTGAGTGTTCCCACCAGATGAGGGGGAGGAGTTACTTCCCCTTTTCTCACCTTCTGGATGCATACATGTAGCCCCAAACTTAAGAAAAAACATGGAGTTTTGCTTCAAACAATCAGGAACTTGGAAGACTGGATCAAGGTTCAAATCCTGATCCTACTACTGACTACCTGATTTCCTCTGTGGAAACGGGACACAGCCTTACCAAATTCAAACGGCCGAGAGGACGTTATGTATCATCTAGAACTAATCCTGACTTCAACAGTGTCCTTCACACCCCTTCTAAGTCAAATCACGGAAAGACCAAAAGACAGAGATTGAAGAAGGCAAAGCCTGTGTCTTGATCTGCCTTTAGTTCTAGAGTTTAGCATCGGAGCATAGGACCACATTGTATTGATGGACTCCGACCAGGCTCCGCAGGTGGATTTAAGGTGGGGGCCGTACGCGGCAGGTGGTACCCGAGCACTCTCCTTCACCCGGGGGTAAAACGTTACGAGGTTAATATTCCGCGGCGGCGGAAGTAGATACAGGTTGCAGATCTCACACGGGCGGCGATCAAGCATTCCGGACGTGAAGGGTTTCGTTCGTCTGTCCCACCACGCAGCCGACTGCGGTGTCACTGTGGGTACCGGTCGCTCGGCGAGTAAGGAGACCCCGCGGGCGGTCCCTCGGCTCGCGGCTCTTCATCTCCTACCGCAGCCAGCGGACTCGGATCGCAGACTGCACAGCAGCGTGGCCTTCCGGAAACTCCCGGTCCGAGCCGGGGCGGCGCCTGGGGCGCGTGAGCGGTTAGAACTTGCAGTTTTGGGGGCGGCCTCCGAGGGCGGGGTCGAGGGCCGGGCCTCCCGCGACGCGGCGGTGGAAGGTTCCCAGCGGCGCTTCCGGTCGCAGGCGCGCTCAGGGGGCGGGGCGCCGTCGGCCACGCGCGCAAGGCCACATGGGAAACGGGGCGGTGCGGGCGGTGCGAGCGGTGCGCGCGCAGCTGGCCGGCAGTGGCGGCGGCGATGGAGGAGGGTGGACGGGATAAGGCTCCGCTGCAGCCTCAGCAACCCCCAGCGACCGCCCCGGGCAGTGCGGACGAGAAGCCGAGCGGCAAGGAACGGCGGGATGCAAGCGACAAGGACAAAGAACAGGAGCTGGTGAGGCACGGCCCCGGGACCCGGCGGAGGAGGCCGCGGGGCTGAGTCACCGCGGGTCCGCAGGCCTTGGGCCCGACTCTCAACGGCCCCGCAGCGTCCGGGAGAGGGCGGATGGAGCGATCCTCGGGGCTCCTCGCACTCCCTGCCCCTCATCCTCCACTCTGCGCATTCGCCTCTGCCGACCCCACCAGCCCTCACCACTGACCCGTGAGGTGGGCCCGGGCCGGACATTGTCACCCCTGTTTTTTAGTATGGCATTGAAGCAGCCTGGCCTAGATGCCAGGTTGCCTTCCCACCTGCCTTCCCGCCAGGGTGCCATTTCTGCGCTCTTTCCTTGTCCACCTGATCCCTCCTAAGGAGGCAGGTTACCTCTACCTGCCCCGGGGTGAATGGGAGGAGGATGTGTTTGGGATTCCTTCTCTTGACGAACTTCTTCCCCCAACCCTCAGTCTGAGGAGGACAAACAACTGCAGGATGAACTGGAGATGCTTGTGGAACGGCTAGGGGTGAGTCATGATGTGGACTTGAGTGGGTACATATTTGGATCTTTCCTGCCTGTTTGATTTATTACATTTTGGGGCAACAATTCCTATATGAGGTATAAGGAAAGACGGATTGTTTAGGGTTGTGATGATGATGTGAGAGAAAAGAATGACAAAGGATAGTTGAAAGACTTTGTAGCTTTTTTCTTGAACTGtttactgggatttttttttttttttttttttggtaccaggCAGGGAGCGGGGAGTTGGGGAATCACAGATGAATAAGACACAATTACTTTCTTAAGGGAGTTGTTAGTTAAACACCTCTGTGTTATGACTTGAGAAATGGGACTCGTTTGTGTCTGAGCTCTAACATCTCCTGATCAGGAGAAGGACACATCCCTGTACCGACCAGCCCTGGAGGAACTGCGGAGGCAAATTCGATCTTCTACAACTTCCATGACTTCAGTACCCAAGCCTCTCAAATTTTTGCGTCCACACTATGGCAAACTGAAGGAAATCTATGAGAACATGGCCCCCGGGGAGAATAAGGTAAACTTGTTTCAGAAGCTGATGGAAGCCTAGCTTAGTAATACTTTTTCATCTAGCCCAGGGGTCTCCTGGTGAATCATAGGAAGCCTAACAGACCTGAGATCTGAGCTGGTTGAACTGAGCTGATCATAGTCAAAATACTGGCACAAGAGCTGACGGGAGGGTGACCTTCTCAGAATACACCTTTTTGTCATTTATGGTggatcttagaattttttttcatgatttttttaaagtaatatgtgtccagtgcagggctcgaattcatgaccccaagatcaagagttgcatgctgggccagccaggcacccctcatgatctgtttttaacttatgtttagctttgatttttttatttctatcatatcCCATGTTAgttcacttgttttatttctaaaataaattcctagTTCAATTATTTCTCTGTCTACTAGTATAGCTATAATCCAGGAAATCTTTTGTTCCTCAGTGGTCTCCTAAACTGGCTGCCTTGTTTTTGCTTGTGACTTATACAggttgtctttcacagagcagccACGGTGATCTTTTTAGATTGTGAAAATCTTTTCTGCTTAAaaccttttaataatttattattgcaACTAGAACAAAATTCAGTCtcccatcttttttgttttctccttgttATCATTCTTCAGCCGTATTGGTTTCAAAGGGAGATAGCAACACCAACCTTAGGGTTATCTTGAGGCTTAGATTAGATAAAGCATGTAAATTTCTAATATAGAGATTGGTGGATAGTTACAACTTAATTTGGGAGATAGTGATGGTAGTCATAACTCTATAgtctcccactctccttcccctGGATTTGACTTTAAAGCACTGGTTTCTTTACAGCGTTTTGCTGCTGACATCATCTCTGTTTTGGCCATGACCATGAGTGGGGAACGTGAGTGCCTCAAGTATCGACTGGTCGGCTCCCAGGAGGAATTGGCATCATGGGGTCATGAGTATGTCAGGTAAGACCTTTCCTTCTTGAGAATCTAAAAGGAATTCTGAGACCTAATTCTGAGTTCTGTCTTGGGATACTATCTGTCTTAGAGAACCAGGGTGTTGCATTTCCCAAATATTGAATTCCTTGGGCCACAGGAGTGAAGCTGTATCCCTCCTAATGGTCATGGGCCTATCCACAGGCATCTCGCAGGGGAAGTGGCCAAGGAGTGGCAGGAGCTAGATGATGCGGAAAAATCACAACGGGAACCACTGTTGACCTTGGTGAAGGAGATTGTCCCCTACAACATGGCCCACAATGCAGAGCATGAGGCCTGTGACCTGCTCATGGAAATTGAGCAGGTGGATATGCTGGAGAAGGACATCGATGAGAATGCATATGCAAAGGTCTGCCTCTATCTTACCAGGTGAGTGAGCACGGTAGGGGTGGGTGGAGGGCCTAGCCTCCCCAGCATTTCTCTGTCAGTTGTACCACCTCTGTTCTCTTGGAATGAGGCTGCAGTTGATTTGTGGGTGTCTGTGAGCTTGTTGAGGACAGAGACTTCGTGTCTCTTTAGTGGTCCAGcatctagcacaatgcctggtatatGGTAGCCATGCGGTATTTATTTTGCATAGGTGAATTAAAGGGGGTGAATGACATCTGGAACTCCCTGACAGCTTTgttgtttctgtctctgtagtTGTGTGAATTACGTGCCCGAGCCTGAGAATTCTGCCCTACTACGTTGCGCGTTGGGCGTGTTCCGAAAGTTCAGTCGCTTTCCTGAAGCTCTGAGATTGGCATTGATGCTCAATGACATGGAGCTAGTAGAAGACATCTTCACCTCCTGCAAGGATGTGTATGTAGGGAGAGCTGAGCTCATAGATGGAGCATTTGCATGAAGAGCTGGGACTGGTAGCTGCTGGTTAAGGCTGGAGGGGCTTTTCTTGATGGGGGCTAAGCAGACGTGATGGCTTTCCTCAGGGTAGTACAGAAGCAGATGGCATTCATGCTTGGCCGGCACGGTGTGTTCCTGGAGCTCAGTGAAGATGTGGAGGAGTATGAGGACCTGACAGAGATCATGTCCAATGTGCAGCTCAACAGCAACTTCTTGGCATTAGCTCGGGAGGTGAGACTCTTTGCCCTTTTCTGTTAAGGCTTTTCTTCACTTGCAATTTTACCTGGCATTTCACCTCCCTGACTATAATTTTGATTAGACTTTCTTTGGTTAGAATTGTTACTCAGTGGGATAGCAGAAAGaacagcggggggcgggggggatagTGGGGCAGCAGTTGTGACTCTCTGACTTCTCTTTAGCTGGACATCATGGAGCCCAAGGTGCCTGATGACATCTATAAAACCCACCTGGAGAACAATAGTGAGTAGCCCTCCATGTGTGTGAGGACTGGAGGATCCTTAATTACATCCCTTGTATTTGGAGTGATGACATGGCCCAACATATTTATCCCATAGAGCTAAGAATTCACACATACCTTTTCTCTAAGTCACTACTGGGGGCATTgataggggattttttttttttttttaagattttatttattcatgagaaacagagagggagaggcagagacataggcagagggagaagcagcctcctcactgagcagggagcccgacacaggactcgatcccagactttgggatcatgccctgagccaaaggcagatgctcaaccactgagccacctaggcgtcccagaTAGGGGATCCTAAGTGGCCTGTTCAGAGCCAGAGACTACCACCATGCTGTGTTCCTTTCTTGTCCTActctaaacctttttttttttcttttctctttctctcgtGCAGGGTTTGGGGGTAGTGGCTCTCAAGTGGACTCTGCCCGCATGAACCTGGCCTCTTCTTTTGTGAATGGCTTTGTGAACGCAGCTTTTGGCCAGGACAAGTTGCTGACTGATGATGGCAACAAATGGCTTTACAAGAACAAAGACCATGGTATAACTTTATGGCTACTTTATGTTGCTTTGGTCACTTCTGTTATTCTCCTAGGTTCAGGTGTTAATGTGACTGGGATCCCCAGGACCATTTTTTTACAGAGCTCTTTGTAACAGTTTTCTTAGGATTAGAACCATTTTAAGTCTGATAGATTTTTCCTTGGTGTAGGAATGTTGAGCGCAGCTGCATCTCTTGGCATGATTCTGTTGTGGGATGTGGATGGTGGCCTCACCCAGATTGACAAGTACTTGTACTCCTCTGAGGACTACATCAAGGTTGGTTCTGGGCATAGCCCACTAATGGGGACATTCTCCTACCACGTTCTAGAGCACTCAGGGCCTCCCTATCATGGGTAAGGTCTACCTGGTTTTTCATTCCAGTTAAGGTGGAAACTGCAATGAAGTCCATGTTGTATACTTTATGGCAGAATAGATTGAGTGAAGGATCTGTTTGCATTTTGCAGTCAGGAGCCCTTCTGGCCTGTGGCATAGTGAACTCTGGGGTCCGGAATGAGTGTGACCCTGCTCTGGCACTGCTCTCAGACTATGTTCTTCACAACAGCAACACTATGAGACTTGGTTCCATCTTTGGGTAAGGCTTCTTGCTTCTTGTGCTAGTATTCAACCTGTAAGCTTTGTGAAAACAGGAACTGGGTCCTTTTCACCTTTGTATTGCCAAGGACTACCATCATGTCTGTTGAGTATTTGGTTCTTAGTGACTATTGAttgaaatgatgaataaatgattaatCCTCTTTTTGTTCCTTCCTTGTCCTGTCCTTGATTGTGTGTCTGGGACTGCCTCTCCCTGGCTTTTGCAGGCTAGGCTTGGCTTATGCTGGCTCCAATCGTGAAGATGTTCTAACACTGCTGCTCCCTGTGATGGGAGATTCCAAGTCTAGTATGGAGGTGAGGAGAGGCTGTTGGACATTTAGGGGAGGTAGGGAAAGTGCTATGAGTCTTATCACTCTCTGTGATAAGTAGTGAAAAAAAGTGTATATTTCTGTTTATAGGGGTGTGTGTATCACTTCAGTGAAATCTCTTGGAACTGGAATTTTAAGCCTCAGGTGGTATTGAGGctaaaaagttaacattttggtATTGAGTTCTAACCCTTGGGGTCCATGAAGAAGTACTCAGACTAGAGAGGGGAGTAACTTAATCCAGCTTGAGGTGGCTGATTCTCACTCCTTGTTTTAGTCATTGGCCAaccttaaatcatttttaaaaattttaaaatatatttatttgttttagagagagctCGCTTGCGTGTGCGAgtggggggacaggcagagggagagaatcttcagacagactccccagtgagcatggagcccattgcagggcacGATTTCACAActcataagatcatgacctgaacccaaaccaagtgggacacttaaccgactgagctacccaggtacccccaaccTTCAATTTTCTTACTTATGCAGAGTCATTCTAGTGATAGATAAACATAGTATGGGGGCTAAAAGTATAGCTTGGGTCAGGAAGACCTCagttcagggtgcctgggtggcttggtcggttaagcatctgcctttgggtcaggtggtcctgggatcgagtcctgcattgagcagggagcctgcttctccctttccctctgcctgccactcccacaagcctctccctgcttgtgctctctctttttctctgtcaaataaatgaaaccttgaagaagaaaaaaagacagacttcGATTCAAATTGTGCCACCTCTGCTTATAAGCAGTGTGATCTTGGACATGTAACTCAATCCCTTCaggtttcattttcctcatcagtaaaagaATAACAATGGCAGGACCTGTTTcatggggttgttgtgaggattaaatgttaATAGTACACAAAAGAGTTGGCATACTGGCTGATATCTAGTAAATACTCAGTGAATGGTTGCTCTTGTTATTTTGACCTATCATCCAAAAGAGATTATTACTTAGTGTGGTTACAGTGGT contains the following coding sequences:
- the PSMD2 gene encoding 26S proteasome non-ATPase regulatory subunit 2, giving the protein MEEGGRDKAPLQPQQPPATAPGSADEKPSGKERRDASDKDKEQELSEEDKQLQDELEMLVERLGEKDTSLYRPALEELRRQIRSSTTSMTSVPKPLKFLRPHYGKLKEIYENMAPGENKRFAADIISVLAMTMSGERECLKYRLVGSQEELASWGHEYVRHLAGEVAKEWQELDDAEKSQREPLLTLVKEIVPYNMAHNAEHEACDLLMEIEQVDMLEKDIDENAYAKVCLYLTSCVNYVPEPENSALLRCALGVFRKFSRFPEALRLALMLNDMELVEDIFTSCKDVVVQKQMAFMLGRHGVFLELSEDVEEYEDLTEIMSNVQLNSNFLALARELDIMEPKVPDDIYKTHLENNRFGGSGSQVDSARMNLASSFVNGFVNAAFGQDKLLTDDGNKWLYKNKDHGMLSAAASLGMILLWDVDGGLTQIDKYLYSSEDYIKSGALLACGIVNSGVRNECDPALALLSDYVLHNSNTMRLGSIFGLGLAYAGSNREDVLTLLLPVMGDSKSSMEVAGVTALACGMIAVGSCNGDVTSTILQTIMEKSETELKDTYARWLPLGLGLNHLGKGEAIEAILAALEVVSEPFRSFANTLVDVCAYAGSGNVLKVQQLLHICSEHFDSKEKEEDKDKKEKKDKDKKEAPADMGAHQGVAVLGIALIAMGEEIGAEMALRTFGHLLRYGEPTLRRAVPLALALISVSNPRLNILDTLSKFSHDADPEVSYNSIFAMGMVGSGTNNARLAAMLRQLAQYHAKDPNNLFMVRLAQGLTHLGKGTLTLCPYHSDRQLMSQVAVAGLLTVLVSFLDVRNIILGKSHYVLYGLVAAMQPRMLVTFDEELRPLPVSVRVGQAVDVVGQAGKPKTITGFQTHTTPVLLAHGERAELATEEFLPVTPILEGFVILRKNPNYDL